One window of the uncultured Paludibaculum sp. genome contains the following:
- a CDS encoding thioesterase family protein — MDTTVPEASEVRFRVRYAETDQMGVVYHANYLIWMEMARTELCRVRGVRYRDIEANDGLIMVVAEANCRYHQPAHYDDEVVAQAIIKHAHPRMITFAYKILSKEGALLATGETRHLFLKDGRPVKVPAKYFQLFGLA; from the coding sequence GTGGACACAACCGTTCCCGAGGCTTCTGAGGTTCGTTTTCGCGTCCGCTACGCGGAAACCGACCAGATGGGCGTGGTCTACCACGCGAATTACCTGATCTGGATGGAGATGGCGCGCACCGAGCTCTGCCGCGTGCGCGGCGTCCGCTACCGCGATATCGAGGCCAATGATGGCCTGATCATGGTCGTGGCCGAGGCCAACTGCCGCTACCACCAACCGGCCCACTACGACGACGAAGTGGTCGCCCAGGCCATCATCAAACACGCGCATCCGCGCATGATCACCTTCGCCTACAAGATCCTGAGCAAGGAAGGCGCGCTGCTGGCCACCGGCGAAACCCGCCATCTCTTTCTGAAGGACGGACGGCCCGTCAAGGTGCCGGCCAAATACTTCCAGCTCTTTGGGTTAGCATGA
- a CDS encoding penicillin-binding transpeptidase domain-containing protein, whose product MISRRALLSLLAPSTACSVALRVPDGAVLRCDDRQRATQQWAPPGSAIKPLTWMNLPRRVPARCTHPFFVGGRRLDCTHVPVLTMVDGEMALAASCNAWFAEMARSLDPRLFHHKLLQYGARARLTTRLEDLQLQALGLEGVEFTVMGLAKAYLQVATSPDPILQTGLERAVTEGTGQLAALAHLQVAGKTGTTSEGSWFAGYAPSRNPRVVVVAHTRLGHGATDAAPAAREIFEWWQRTASSH is encoded by the coding sequence ATGATCTCCCGCCGGGCACTGCTGAGTCTGCTCGCGCCCTCCACCGCCTGCTCGGTAGCCCTGCGTGTCCCCGATGGAGCCGTGCTGCGCTGTGACGATCGTCAGCGCGCCACCCAGCAATGGGCGCCGCCCGGATCCGCCATTAAACCGCTCACCTGGATGAACCTGCCGCGCCGCGTGCCCGCCCGCTGCACCCATCCATTCTTCGTCGGCGGTCGCCGGCTCGACTGCACGCATGTGCCGGTCCTGACCATGGTGGATGGGGAAATGGCGCTGGCCGCCAGCTGCAATGCCTGGTTCGCCGAAATGGCCAGGAGTCTCGATCCGCGTCTCTTCCACCACAAGCTCCTGCAGTACGGCGCCCGTGCCAGACTGACTACACGACTTGAGGATCTGCAACTGCAGGCGCTCGGCCTGGAAGGAGTAGAATTCACCGTGATGGGCTTGGCCAAAGCTTACCTGCAGGTCGCTACGTCTCCAGATCCGATCCTCCAGACCGGACTTGAGCGCGCGGTCACCGAGGGCACCGGACAACTGGCCGCCTTGGCCCACCTCCAGGTCGCCGGCAAGACTGGAACCACCAGTGAAGGATCGTGGTTCGCGGGCTACGCTCCGTCGCGCAACCCGAGGGTGGTCGTGGTTGCCCATACCAGGCTCGGCCATGGCGCAACCGACGCCGCGCCGGCCGCTCGTGAGATCTTCGAATGGTGGCAGCGCACCGCATCGTCGCACTGA